The window TAAAAAATGTTTTATTCTATGAAACTCCAACTACACAAAATTTCAATCCCAATGTATTTGTATATCTTGGAGAAAAATATTTAAAAATTAAAGAAAAGGTCTTATTAGCTCACAGATCTCAAGTACATAAAACTAATATTTCAGACATTTCAATACTCGACGTATCTAGATCGAACGCTCTATACAGGGGTGTTCAAGCAAGGGTAAATTTCGCAGAAGCATTTCAATCATTGAGGTTATTTATAAACATATGATAGCACATAACAAACCATCATTAGGAAAAGAAGAGGTAAAAGCCCTGGAAAACGTCATAAAATCCGGATATATTGCCCAGGGAGAAAGAGTCAAAAGGCTTGAAAAAGACTTAACTGAATTTATTGGGAAAAAATATTGTATCTGCACCTCAAGTGGTACAGCCGCTCTAATACTTGCACTAAAAGCAATGGATATTGGTAAAGATGATGAAGTAATCATCCCTTCATACACCTGCTCTGCTCTATGGCATGCAGTAAAACTTATGGGAGCAACCCCAATCTTATGCGATATTGAACTCACAACCTACAACTTAGCAGTAGTCGATATAAAAAAGAAAATAACAGAAAAAACAAGAGCAATAATATTTCCACATATGTTTGGACAACCAGGATATATAGAGGAAGTTTTAAAACTTGAAATCCCTGTTATCGAAGACATTGCCCAAAGTATTGGATCAAAAATAAAAGGAAAACAAACAGGAAGTTTTGGCTATATCTCTATTGCTTCATTCTATGCTACAAAATTTATATGTGGTGGTGAGGGAGGAGCAGTATTAACAGATGATGAATCAATCTATGATAAGGTTATGGATATGCGAGATTACGACGAGAAAAATGATCTAAACCTCAGATTTAATTTTAAAATGAATGAACTTGAAGCAGCAGTGACAAATGTTCAACTTTCAAAAATAAAATCATTTATCTCAATTCGAAAAAAAATATTTGACAATTATTTATCCATACTTGGCGACCATATAGAAATTCCAAATATCAAACTAAACAATTTCGACTACAATTATTTTCGAGTTATAGCATCACATTCATTCCTCTCACCTGACCAGGTAATTAAAAAGGCTCTGGAATATGGAATTGTCATACGAAAACCCGTATATAAACCACTTCATATGTATGCTAACAAAGAAAAACTAATGAATACGGAAATGGCATGGTACAAACAATTTTCGTTACCAATTTATCCAGAATTGGATAAAAAGGATTTTAAAGTAATTGTTGATTTTCTGAGGACGATATATGATTAGGTCAAAATCATTATTGAAATATATACCCACGTTAATTTTTTTCATATTTCTAATCTTTAATAAACAAATAGCTCATATTTTTAACAATCCTAAAACTATCTACATATATTATTTAATAACTCCGTTTATATTTACTTTTGGGTTAATTCCTGTTTTCAATAAAATTGCCCTAATATTTAACATTGTGGATAAACCAGGTGGAAGACACATCCATGACCATCCCACTCCAAAAACTGGTGGTATTGTGGTTTTGATAGTCTTTATCGCAGCAACAAACCTGATAAGAAACCTGCCATATGAATTCAATGGAATATTCTTGGGCACTATGATAATTGGATTCTCTGGAATATTTGATGATGTTAAAGGTTTACCAGCATGGTTAAAATTGATACTCCAATTGTTAGCCAGCAGTATTGTTATCTATTATGGTGTTTCATTTTCATTTTTGCCTGAGAATATTTTCTTCAGAATTATTGAAATATTATTAACCATTTTATGGATTGTAGCAATAACAAATGCTATCAATTTCTTAGATGGAATAGATGGTTTAGCTTCTGGAATTGGAATAATTACATCGGTATTTTTTGCGATTATTGCATATCTGGGTGGTGATATTTTTATGTATTTACTAAGTTTAATTTTCGCAAGCACTCTATTAGGCTTTTTTATCTATAATTTTCGTCCAGGCAAAAATGCTCTTACATTCCTTGGTGATACAGGTAGCAATCTTATTGGTTTTTTCTTAGCAATAATTTCAATATACGGAACATGGGGAAATGGCAAAATAATCGATATGATCATCCCTCTCCTTATTTTAGCACTACCAATCTCAGATCTGATTATTACCAATTTAGACAGAATTGTTAAAAAGAAAGTCAACGGTTTTCGTAACATACTCAGCTATACAGGGACAGATCATATTCACCACAGGGTAATGAAAATGGGTTTGAGTAAAACTTCGTCGGTAATCATTTTGCTAGCACTTAATGCAACTCTGGGGCTTATTACCATACTAATATATCAGGGAAACCTCCTTGAAGGAATAATTGCCATAATAACCTCAATAAATATAATATTTATTTTTAATTATTTAATATCAATCAGCAATCCAAATAAAAAGGTTTTGCAATAAAATGTATTCTTTTTTATATTAAAACGAGGGGGATATGATAGTGGATTTGATATTCGTGAGGTTAGGATAGAATGTATGAAAGCTACTGGAAGTTAAAAGAGAAACCTTTTGAGAATACGCCGGACCCGAAGTTTCTATATAGGTCAAGAGAACACGAAGAAGCTATGATTCGCCTTTTGTACGCTATTCACAGCAATAAGGGCTGTGCTTTACTAACTGGAGATTATGGATGTGGTAAAACACTTTTAATGTATACAATTATCAAAGAACTATCCCAGGGTCCATTTGAAATTGCCTATCTTACCAATCCAAGATGGACACCTATTGAATTAATAAAAGAAATCCTATATCAACTAGATATTGAAACAAATTCCGACTCCAAGCTTGATCTGGTACATAAATTAAATGATTTCCTTTACGATACTGCCAGAAAACAAAAGCATACTATAGTAATTATTGATGAGGCACAGGAAATCAAAGACCCTGATATCTATGAAGAACTAAGGCTTTTACTCAATTTTCAACTAAATGACAGATTTTTGCTGACACTATTCCTTGTTGGACAAAACGAACTCAAAGAGTTGATTCAAAAAATCCCACAATTCAACCAGAGAATAGCAATTAAATACCACCTAAAACCCTTTGACCTGGATGATACTAAATCATATATTGAATATAGAATAAGGGTTGCGGGAAGAGAAGATTCAATGTTTACCCAAGATGCTTATGAAATGATTTTTGAAAAATCCGATGGTATTCCCAGACTTATAAATAACATATGTGATCTTTGCCTTGTTATAGGATACGGTAAGAAATTAGAAAAAATTGATAGCTCTATAGTAAGGGAAGTTAGTCTATGACACCCAGAATGAGAGATATACTCAAATTCTATAATGATGATAGAAAAAGCGACGAGGAGATAAAAAAAGAGAAATCCAATAAAGATAAATGCTATGATATAGTTTTTGGAAATCTTGACGAATTAAAAGAAAAACTTTTGAATAAAGAGTCAGAAAATAAGGTTAAAAATGATAAACCCAAAGAAGAAAAGCTTGATGGGAAAAAAGAGGAAAGGAAAAAAGAAGAAGAAAAAAAAGATGACTATACAGCTGTCTTTGGTAGTTATGAATCCCTAAAAGAAAAACTATTAGATTCTTGTAAAAAGTCTGAAGAATCAATGAAAGAAAAAAGAAAAGAGAAAGAGGAATTAAAAGCGAAAGAAAAGCCTGATTTCAAAATTACTGAAGAAATACAAGAGAAAGAGATGCCAGAGGCAGTAAAGGTAGAAAGCATAGGTTTAGAGAAAAATGAACCAGAATTGGAATTAAGCAGTTTTAACGAAATTAGAGAAGAGCTTTTAAAAAAAACTCCCAAAACAGTCATACACAAACCTACAGAAGAAGTTAAAAAGAAAAAAACTGAAAAAATTGAGGAAATAAAAGCGACCAATAACGTAGAGGAAGAGACTCGAGAGAAAACTGTACAGGAAAAGGAAGAAACAAAAACAG of the Candidatus Neomarinimicrobiota bacterium genome contains:
- a CDS encoding DegT/DnrJ/EryC1/StrS family aminotransferase, with amino-acid sequence MIAHNKPSLGKEEVKALENVIKSGYIAQGERVKRLEKDLTEFIGKKYCICTSSGTAALILALKAMDIGKDDEVIIPSYTCSALWHAVKLMGATPILCDIELTTYNLAVVDIKKKITEKTRAIIFPHMFGQPGYIEEVLKLEIPVIEDIAQSIGSKIKGKQTGSFGYISIASFYATKFICGGEGGAVLTDDESIYDKVMDMRDYDEKNDLNLRFNFKMNELEAAVTNVQLSKIKSFISIRKKIFDNYLSILGDHIEIPNIKLNNFDYNYFRVIASHSFLSPDQVIKKALEYGIVIRKPVYKPLHMYANKEKLMNTEMAWYKQFSLPIYPELDKKDFKVIVDFLRTIYD
- a CDS encoding undecaprenyl/decaprenyl-phosphate alpha-N-acetylglucosaminyl 1-phosphate transferase, which codes for MIRSKSLLKYIPTLIFFIFLIFNKQIAHIFNNPKTIYIYYLITPFIFTFGLIPVFNKIALIFNIVDKPGGRHIHDHPTPKTGGIVVLIVFIAATNLIRNLPYEFNGIFLGTMIIGFSGIFDDVKGLPAWLKLILQLLASSIVIYYGVSFSFLPENIFFRIIEILLTILWIVAITNAINFLDGIDGLASGIGIITSVFFAIIAYLGGDIFMYLLSLIFASTLLGFFIYNFRPGKNALTFLGDTGSNLIGFFLAIISIYGTWGNGKIIDMIIPLLILALPISDLIITNLDRIVKKKVNGFRNILSYTGTDHIHHRVMKMGLSKTSSVIILLALNATLGLITILIYQGNLLEGIIAIITSINIIFIFNYLISISNPNKKVLQ
- a CDS encoding AAA family ATPase, with amino-acid sequence MYESYWKLKEKPFENTPDPKFLYRSREHEEAMIRLLYAIHSNKGCALLTGDYGCGKTLLMYTIIKELSQGPFEIAYLTNPRWTPIELIKEILYQLDIETNSDSKLDLVHKLNDFLYDTARKQKHTIVIIDEAQEIKDPDIYEELRLLLNFQLNDRFLLTLFLVGQNELKELIQKIPQFNQRIAIKYHLKPFDLDDTKSYIEYRIRVAGREDSMFTQDAYEMIFEKSDGIPRLINNICDLCLVIGYGKKLEKIDSSIVREVSL